A region from the Inhella inkyongensis genome encodes:
- a CDS encoding TlpA disulfide reductase family protein, with product MKTDLQVSRWLNTETSPSLAALRGQLVVVHAFQMLCPACVSHGLPQTQRLHQQLQGQAAQVLGLHTVFEHHEAMGEVALRAFIHEYRLTFPIGIDRPGLEGDPIPQTMRAWGLRGTPSLLIFDAQGRLRAHEFGAVDDLALGLLLGQLLGEMSST from the coding sequence ATGAAAACCGATCTGCAGGTCAGCCGCTGGCTGAACACCGAGACCTCGCCCAGCTTGGCGGCCCTGCGCGGCCAGTTGGTGGTTGTGCATGCCTTCCAAATGCTTTGCCCAGCCTGTGTCAGCCATGGTTTGCCGCAAACCCAACGCCTGCACCAGCAACTCCAAGGTCAAGCAGCGCAGGTGCTGGGCTTGCACACGGTGTTCGAGCACCACGAGGCCATGGGCGAAGTGGCGCTGCGAGCCTTCATCCACGAGTACCGACTGACGTTCCCGATTGGCATCGACCGACCGGGCCTGGAGGGCGACCCGATCCCCCAGACCATGCGGGCCTGGGGCTTGCGGGGTACCCCCAGCCTGTTGATCTTTGATGCACAGGGGCGACTCCGGGCACACGAATTCGGTGCGGTGGACGATCTGGCGCTGGGGCTGCTCTTGGGCCAGTTGTTGGGCGAAATGTCCTCTACTTGA
- a CDS encoding response regulator transcription factor: MRILLAEDDALLGDGLRAGLQQHGFQVDWVRDGAAAECELRASPYAAAVLDLGLPRLDGLEVLARVRAAGCTVPVLVLTARDAIPDRIQGLDLGADDYVVKPIDLQELAARLRALARRAPNTHEPVLHWGSLSLDPARRQVTLDGVEQSLSTREFDLLALLLRHGGRVLSREQLEQGLYGWGQEVDSNAIEFHVHHLRRKLGAAWIETVRGVGYRLRPA, from the coding sequence ATGCGCATCCTGCTGGCCGAAGACGACGCCCTGCTGGGCGATGGCCTGCGGGCCGGCCTGCAGCAGCATGGCTTTCAGGTGGACTGGGTGCGCGACGGCGCAGCGGCCGAATGCGAGTTGCGCGCCAGCCCCTATGCCGCCGCCGTGCTGGATCTGGGCCTGCCACGCCTGGATGGCTTGGAGGTGCTGGCCCGCGTGCGTGCGGCCGGCTGCACCGTGCCCGTGCTGGTGCTGACGGCGCGCGATGCCATCCCCGATCGGATCCAAGGCTTGGACCTGGGGGCGGACGACTATGTGGTCAAGCCCATTGATCTGCAGGAGCTTGCGGCGCGCTTGCGCGCCCTGGCGCGCCGCGCGCCCAATACCCACGAGCCGGTACTGCACTGGGGCAGCTTGAGCCTGGATCCAGCCCGGCGGCAGGTGACCCTGGACGGTGTCGAGCAGAGCCTGTCGACGCGCGAGTTCGATCTGCTGGCCTTGCTGCTGCGCCACGGAGGCAGGGTGCTCAGCCGTGAACAGTTGGAGCAAGGCCTATACGGATGGGGACAGGAGGTCGACAGCAACGCCATCGAGTTCCATGTCCATCACCTGCGTCGCAAGCTCGGCGCCGCATGGATCGAGACGGTGCGGGGCGTGGGCTATCGCCTGCGCCCGGCCTGA
- a CDS encoding arsenate reductase ArsC, producing the protein MQDLHHVLILCTHNSARSALAEAMLNHWAQQLGRPFRAHSAGSAPSGRTNPHALTVLQRAGVDTAALRSKSWDEFTRPEAPRLDAVITVCGSAAAETCPIWPAGAAGAPVQVHWGYPDPSNAPEVEREQAFELTRQALGYRMLQLLALPWERLDAAQRRAALMEIAAR; encoded by the coding sequence ATGCAAGACCTTCATCACGTCCTGATTCTTTGCACCCACAACTCGGCCCGCAGCGCCTTGGCCGAGGCCATGCTCAACCACTGGGCCCAGCAGCTCGGTCGGCCCTTTCGCGCGCACAGCGCGGGCAGCGCACCCAGCGGCCGCACCAACCCGCATGCGCTGACCGTGCTGCAGCGAGCCGGCGTGGACACTGCCGCTTTGCGCAGCAAGAGCTGGGATGAGTTCACCCGCCCCGAAGCCCCGCGCCTGGACGCGGTGATCACGGTCTGTGGCAGTGCTGCGGCCGAGACCTGCCCGATCTGGCCCGCTGGCGCAGCGGGTGCGCCCGTGCAGGTGCACTGGGGCTACCCGGACCCCTCGAACGCCCCCGAGGTCGAGCGCGAGCAGGCCTTCGAGCTGACCCGTCAGGCCTTGGGTTACCGCATGCTGCAGCTGCTGGCCTTGCCTTGGGAGCGCTTGGATGCGGCCCAGCGCCGCGCCGCGCTGATGGAGATTGCTGCGCGATGA
- a CDS encoding aquaporin produces the protein MSEARTAQRLLAEGLGTAALLAVVVGSGVMAQQLAGGNVAVALLANTSATVLGLWVLIELLGPISGAHFNPAVTLTLAALRRFDGPVWGYVAAQLAGAALGVWLVHAMFELPIWQLSAKARWGLGAGISEFVATACLLAVVLRAPATKAPGLVAATVGAGYWFTASTFFANPAAVFGRMFSDSFAGIAPASAPGFVAAQLLGVATVVAVVRALTRSRAGAPG, from the coding sequence ATGAGTGAAGCAAGAACGGCCCAGCGCCTGCTGGCCGAAGGCTTGGGCACGGCCGCGCTGTTGGCCGTGGTGGTGGGCTCGGGCGTGATGGCGCAGCAGCTGGCTGGCGGCAATGTTGCCGTGGCCTTGCTGGCCAACACCAGCGCCACGGTGCTGGGCCTGTGGGTGCTGATCGAGCTATTGGGCCCCATCAGCGGGGCGCATTTCAATCCGGCCGTCACCCTCACCCTGGCCGCCTTGCGGCGTTTCGACGGCCCGGTTTGGGGCTATGTGGCGGCCCAGCTGGCCGGTGCGGCCCTGGGTGTGTGGCTGGTGCATGCCATGTTTGAACTGCCGATCTGGCAGCTCTCGGCCAAGGCGCGCTGGGGTCTTGGCGCGGGCATCAGCGAGTTCGTCGCCACCGCCTGCTTGCTGGCGGTGGTGCTGCGGGCCCCGGCGACCAAGGCGCCGGGCCTGGTGGCGGCCACCGTGGGCGCCGGCTACTGGTTCACGGCCTCGACCTTCTTCGCCAACCCGGCGGCGGTCTTCGGGCGCATGTTCAGCGACAGCTTTGCCGGCATTGCCCCGGCCAGTGCGCCAGGTTTTGTGGCCGCGCAGTTGCTGGGCGTGGCGACGGTGGTGGCCGTCGTTCGGGCTCTGACGCGCAGCCGCGCCGGAGCCCCGGGCTGA
- a CDS encoding histidine kinase dimerization/phospho-acceptor domain-containing protein, whose amino-acid sequence MRPGSLQRRLLLGLSLGLSAVVLALGLVSAWSLREELDERLDAQLAQTGALLLRIGALHRDGQVLLEGGSRDEADAALLLQVMHADELVLRSHQAPSSLLWPQADEGLQQQHWQGRSWRVYARRSGELQVRVAEPQQQRWHLLSEAFESWPSVGAAALAILLLLLHLGLRRALRPLRRLQQTLAERQPDSLSPLTLDEAPTELQPLLQALNSLLLRMAGLLDNERHFTADAAHELRTPIAALRAQAEVALGATDTTERQHALQSVLAGCERAAHVVDQMLLLARLEAQAQVVKQEFDLGALMREVAAELLGPHADRAADLSVNAPRPAPVRGDPGLWRLLLRNLLDNALRYTVVGQPVQVRWREGALWIEDGGAGLNPELETRLGQRFVRAAGARASGSGLGWSIVQRAAALQGLRIERRRSALGGLAVGLLGS is encoded by the coding sequence ATGCGTCCGGGGTCGCTGCAACGCCGCCTGCTGCTGGGGCTCAGCCTTGGACTCAGCGCGGTGGTCCTGGCGCTTGGGCTGGTCAGCGCCTGGTCTTTGCGCGAAGAACTGGACGAACGGCTGGACGCGCAACTGGCCCAGACGGGCGCCCTGCTGCTGCGCATTGGCGCCCTGCACCGCGACGGACAGGTGCTGCTCGAAGGGGGCTCGCGTGACGAAGCCGACGCGGCGCTGCTGCTGCAGGTGATGCACGCGGACGAACTGGTGCTGCGCTCCCACCAAGCCCCCAGCAGCTTGCTCTGGCCGCAGGCCGACGAAGGCCTGCAGCAGCAGCATTGGCAAGGGCGCAGCTGGCGGGTCTATGCGCGTCGGTCCGGTGAGCTACAGGTCCGGGTGGCCGAGCCGCAACAGCAGCGCTGGCATCTGCTCAGTGAGGCCTTCGAGTCCTGGCCATCGGTCGGGGCGGCGGCACTGGCGATCCTCTTGCTGTTGCTGCACCTCGGGCTGCGGCGCGCCCTGCGTCCCCTGCGCCGGTTGCAGCAGACCTTGGCCGAGCGCCAGCCGGACTCGCTCAGTCCGCTGACCCTGGATGAAGCCCCCACCGAGCTACAGCCGCTGCTCCAGGCGCTCAATAGCCTGCTGCTGCGCATGGCCGGACTGCTCGACAACGAGCGCCACTTCACCGCCGATGCCGCCCACGAACTGCGCACCCCCATTGCCGCGCTGCGGGCGCAGGCGGAAGTGGCGCTGGGTGCGACAGACACGACCGAGCGTCAGCATGCGCTGCAATCCGTGTTGGCCGGCTGCGAGCGGGCCGCCCATGTGGTCGACCAGATGCTGCTGTTGGCACGCCTGGAAGCACAGGCCCAAGTGGTCAAGCAAGAGTTCGACCTGGGTGCCTTGATGCGCGAGGTGGCCGCCGAACTGCTGGGGCCGCATGCCGACCGCGCCGCCGACCTGAGCGTCAATGCGCCGCGGCCCGCACCCGTTCGCGGCGATCCCGGGCTGTGGCGCCTGCTGCTGCGCAATCTGCTGGACAACGCCTTGCGCTACACCGTGGTCGGCCAGCCGGTGCAGGTTCGATGGCGCGAAGGCGCGCTGTGGATCGAGGATGGGGGTGCCGGCCTAAACCCTGAACTGGAGACCCGCCTGGGGCAGCGCTTTGTGCGCGCTGCGGGCGCCAGGGCGAGCGGCAGCGGCCTGGGTTGGTCCATCGTGCAGCGCGCGGCAGCGCTACAGGGTCTGCGCATCGAGCGTCGTCGCAGCGCACTGGGCGGCTTGGCCGTGGGTCTGCTGGGGTCTTGA